The following coding sequences lie in one Rutidosis leptorrhynchoides isolate AG116_Rl617_1_P2 chromosome 6, CSIRO_AGI_Rlap_v1, whole genome shotgun sequence genomic window:
- the LOC139855954 gene encoding leucine aminopeptidase 2, chloroplastic-like, giving the protein MYSLANVLTPGALADEAENFESTYSDVFTAKILDTEQCKELNIDAKGRLTLADALVYACNLGVDMIFDLATLTGACIL; this is encoded by the exons ATGTACTCACTAGCCAATGTACTCACCCCTG GAGCACTAGCAGATGAAGCTGAAAATTTTGAATCAACATATAGCGATGTTTTTACTGCTAAAATAttggatactgaacaatgcaaggagtTGAACATAGATGCTAAAGGAAGGCTTACACTTGCTGATGCTTTGGTATATGCTTGTAACCTAGGTGTGGATATG ATATTTGATTTGGCAACATTGACAGGGGCGTGTATACTATAG